A section of the Babylonia areolata isolate BAREFJ2019XMU chromosome 1, ASM4173473v1, whole genome shotgun sequence genome encodes:
- the LOC143294034 gene encoding uncharacterized protein LOC143294034 gives MGQGIRITWAVLVSLLPALHTVCVVTGWNYTVPKYGSYDRGMRLAISECFSQRYYQALDDGTVYVIGSDVGLSPDEWWPPGPLTSNMIQVMMAVCRSEDLRASTNHCINEVYLSLHGNDLQMDIAMAQLPVSEAWNEAQNLICMSDTLSRDLPCVHHLRPTLRHCLVDYLNRSDDQRFLVCRQVDAAEKCQREVYGDCSSPTSRTLAQVTRTLNPALCPPPQESASSAASASVHVTPVTLYFFLLVLVLLLFSVVKSLTIRPEHGAVPLTAKADRGWRVFNCS, from the exons ATGGGGCAGGGCATCAGGATCACGTGGGCAGTGCTGGTGTCCCTCCTGCCGGCTCTTCACACCGTCTGTGTCGTCACAGGCTGGAACTATACAG TGCCGAAATACGGTAGCTACGACAGAGGGATGAGACTGGCCATCAGCGAATGCTTCTCTCAGCGTTACTACCAAGCCCTTGATGACGGCACCGTTTACGTCATTGGGAGTGACGTCGGACTTAGTCCCGACGAATGGTGGCCGCCTGGACCTCTGACGTCAAACATGATTCAGGTCATGATGGCGGTGTGCAG GTCTGAGGACCTCCGAGCGAGCACCAATCATTGTATCAACGAAGTGTACTTGTCTCTACATGGTAATGATCTGCAAATGGATATAGCTATGGCGCAGCTTCCGGTTTCAGAGGCCTGGAACGAGGCTCAAAACCTCATTTGTATGTCCG ACACACTAAGTCGTGATCTGCCGTGTGTTCACCACCTTCGCCCCACACTTCGCCACTGTCTGGTGGACTATCTCAATCGTTCTGACGATCAGCGATTCCTCGTCTGCAG ACAAGTGGACGCAGCAGAGAAATGCCAGAGGGAGGTGTACGGGGACTGTTCCAGCCCCACGTCCCGCACCCTGGCTCAGGTGACCCGGACGTTGAACCCAGCTTTGTGCCCTCCTCCACAGGAGAGCGCTTCCTCCGCGGCTTCCGCTTCCGTTCATGTGACCCCGGTGACCTTGTACTTCTTCctcttggtgttggtgttgttgttgttcagcgtcGTGAAATCATTGACCATTCGGCCCGAGCACGGAGCGGTCCCCTTGACAGCGAAAGCCGATCGTGGGTGGAGGGTCTTCAACTGTTCGTGA